In the genome of Streptomyces sp. Tu 3180, the window CTCCGGGTTCTTCCGGGACGCGTTCCCGCACGTGGTGGGGTTGATCGACGACGCGGTGCGGGCGGTGGCCGAGCTGGACGAGCCCGCCGAGGCCAACTATGTGCGGGCGCACGTCGACGAGGACACCGCCGGGCACGGTGACCGGCGCCGGGCCACCGCGCGCATCTTCGGCTCCAAGCCGGGCGCGTACGGGGCCGGTCTGCTGCCGCTGATCGACGCGCGGAACTGGCGTTCCGACGCCGACCTCGCCGAGGTGTACGCGGTGTGGGGCGGCTACGCCTACGGGCGCGGGCTCGACGGGCGGGCCGCGCGCGGGGACATGGAGACGGCGTTCCGGCGGATCGCGGTGGCGGCGAAGAACGTCGACACGCGCGAGCACGACCTCGTCGACGCCGACGACTACTTCCAGTACCACGGCGGCATGGTGGCGATGGTGCGGCACCTGACGGGCGGGAACCCCGAGGCGTACGTGGGCGACTCCGCCGTGCCGGACCAGGTGAGGACCCGGACGCTCGGCGAGGAGACCCACCGGGTGTTCCGCGCCCGCGTGGTCAACCCGCGCTGGATGGCGGCGATGCGCCGGCACGGCTACAAGGGCGCCTTCGAGATGGCGGCCACCGTGGACTACCTGTTCGGGTACGACGCCACGGCCGGGGTCGTGGACGACTGGATGTACGAGAAGCTCAGCGCGGAGTACGTCTTCGACCCGGAGAACCGGGACTTCATGAAGAAGTCCAACCCGTGGGCGCTGCGCGGCATCACCGAGCGGCTGCTGGAGGCCGCCGACCGCGGGCTGTGGGCCGAGCCGGACGCGGACACCCTGGAGCGGCTGCGCGCCACCTACCTGGAGCTCGAAGGCGATCTGGAGGGCGAGGACAAGTGACCACCCCCTTTCCGTTCACGGCGGTCGTCGGTCAGGACGACCTGCGGCTGGCGCTGCTGCTGAACGCCGTCTCCCCGGCGGTCGGCGGTGTGCTGGTGCGCGGTGAGAAGGGCACCGCCAAGTCCACGGCGGTGCGGGCGCTGTCGGCGCTCCTGCCCGAGGTGCCGGTCGTGCCCGGCTGCCGGTTCTCCTGCGACCCCTCGGCCCCGGACCCCGGGTGCCCGGACGGCCCGCACGAGAGCGGCGGCGGAACGGCACGGCCCGCCCGCATGGTCGAGCTGCCCGTCGGCGCCTCCGAGGACCGGCTGGTCGGCGCGCTGGACATCGAGCGGGCACTGGCCGAGGGCGTCAAGGCGTTCGAGCCGGGTCTGCTCGCCGACGCGCACCGCGGGATCCTCTACGTCGACGAGGTCAACCTGCTCCACGACCACCTGGTCGACCTGCTGCTGGACGCCGCCGCGATGGGCTCCTCCCACGTGGAGCGCGAGGGCGTCTCCGTGCGGCACGCGGCCCGCTTCCTGCTGGTCGGCACCATGAACCCCGAGGAGGGCGAGCTGCGCCCGCAGCTGCTCGACCGGTTCGGGCTGACCGTCGAGGTCGCGGCCTCGCGGGAGCCGGACCAGCGGGTCGAGGTCGTGCGCAGGCGGCTGGCCCACGACGACGACCCGGCCGCCTTCGCCGCGCGCTGGGCCGACGAGGAGGCCGCCGTGCGGGCGCGGATCACGGCGGCGCGGGAGCTGCTGCCGCAGGTGCGCCTCGGCGACGGGGCGCTGCGGCAGATCGCGGCGACCTGCGCGGCCTTCGAGGTGGACGGCATGCGGGCCGACATCGTGATGGCGCGCACCGCGACCGCGCTGGCGGCGTGGGCGGGCCGCACCGAGGTGCTCGCCGAGGACGTGCGGCAGGCGGCCCTGCTCGCGCTGCCGCACCGCAGGCGGCGCAACCCGTTCGACGCGCCGGGCCTGGACGAGGACAAGCTCGACGAGACGCTGGAGCGGTTCTCCGGCGAGGACGAGGGCGACGACGACCCCGGCCCGGACGGGCCGGGCGGTGGCGGCGGTGGCGGACAGCCGCCGTCGGAGGGGCCCGGGGGCGGGGACACCGGCGCGCGGCCGGAGGCCGGTGAGGACGGGGAGCCGCAGCCGTCCGGGGCCGGGGCGGGCGAGCAGTCCGCCGTGCGCGCCGCCGAGCCGTTCCGCACCAAGGTGCTGAGCGTGCCCGGCCTCGGTGAGGGCGCCGCCGGGCGCCGGTCGCGGGCGCGCACCGAGCACGGGCGTACCACCGGGGCGCGCCGCCCTCGGGGGGCGCTGACCAAGCTGCACCTGGCGGCCACCGTGCGGGCCGCGGCGCCGCACCAGCGGGCGCGCGGCCGGTCGGGGCCGGGGCTCGTGGTGCGCCGGGACGACCTGCGGCAGGCGACGCGGGAGGGCCGCGAGGGCAACCTCGTGCTGTTCGTCGTGGACGCCTCGGGGTCGATGGCGGCGCGGCAGCGGATGAGCGCCGTGAAGGGCGCGGTGCTGTCGCTGCTGCTGGACGCCTACCAGCGGCGGGACAAGGTGGGTCTGGTGACCTTCCGGGGCTCGGGCGCCGACGTGGCGCTGCCGCCGACCTCCTCGGTCGACGCGGCCGCCGCCCGGCTGGAGTCGCTGCCGACCGGGGGGCGCACGCCGCTCGCGGCCGGGCTGCTGAAGGCGCACGAGGTGCTGCGCGTGGAGCGGCTGCGGGACCCGGCGCGCCGGCCGCTGGTCGTCGTGGTCACCGACGGGCGCGCCACGGGCGGCCCCGAGCCGGTCGCGCTCGCCGGGCGCGCGGCGCGGCTGTTCGCCGCCGGGGGTGTCGCGTCCGTGGTCGTGGACTGCGAGGCGGGGCCGGTGCGGCTGGGGCTCGCCGGCCGGCTGGCGGGCGATCTCGGCGGTACGGCGGTGACGCTCGACGAGCTGCGGGCGGACTCGATCGCCGGTCTGGTGAAGGACGTTCAGGGAAACAGGAGGGCCGCGTAATGCCGCAGGGGAAGCCGGCGGTCGTACCCGACGACGGTCTGACGACCCGTCAGCGCCGCAACCGGCCGCTGGTCGTCGTGCACACCGGCGTCGGCAAGGGCAAGTCGACGGCCGCGTTCGGGCTCGCGCTGCGCGCCTGGAACCAGGGGTGGCCGATCGGGGTGTTCCAGTTCGTCAAGTCGGCGAAGTGGAAGGTCGGCGAGGAGAACGCGCTGCGGGTGCTCGGCGCCTCCGGCGAGGGCGGGACCGTCGACTGGCACAAGATGGGCGAGGGCTGGTCCTGGGTGCAGCGCGACGCGCAGATGGACAACGAGGAGAAGGCCCGGGAGGGCTGGGAGCAGGTCAAGCGGGACCTGGCCGCCGAGACGTACCGGCTGTACGTGCTCGACGAGTTCGCGTACCCGATGCACTGGGGCTGGGTCGACACCGACGAGGTGATCGACGTCCTGCGCGACCGGCCCGGCACCCAGCACGTGGTGATCACCGGGCGGAACGCGCCGGAGAAGCTGGTCGGCTTCGCGGACCTCGTGACCGACATGTCCAAGGTCAAGCACCCCATGGACGCCGGGCAGAAGGGGCAGAGGGGCATCGAGTGGTGACCTCCGTCCCCCGCCTGGTCGTCGCCGCGCCCTCCTCGGGCAGCGGCAAGACCACCGTCGCCACGGGGCTGATGGCCGCGCTCGCCGCGCGGGGGCTCGCCGTGTCCCCGCACAAGGTGGGCCCGGACTACATCGACCCCGGGTACCACGCGCTCGCCACCGGGCGGGCGGGGCGCAACCTCGACGCGTACCTGTGCGGTCCGGAGCTGGTCGGTCCGCTGTTCGCGCACGGCGCGCGCGGGTGCGACGTCGCCGTGGTCGAGGGTGTGATGGGGCTGTACGACGGGGCCGCGGGGGAGGGCGAGCTGGCGTCCACCGCGCAGGTGGCGAAGCTGCTGCGGGCGCCGGTGGTGCTGGTCGTCGACGCGGCGTCGCAGTCGCGGTCGGTGGCGGCGCTGGTGCACGGGTTCGCCTCCTGGGACCCGCAGGTGCGGGTCGGGGGCGTGATCCTGAACAAGGTCGCCTCGGACCGGCACGAGGCGTTGCTGCGCGAGGCGCTGGAGTCGGCGGGGGTGCCGGTGCTCGGGGTGCTGCGCCGGGCTCCCCAGGTCGACACGCCGTCGCGGCACCTGGGGCTGGTGCCGGTGGCCGAGCGGCGGGCCCAGGCCGTGGAGGCCGTCGCGGCGATGGGCGCGCAGGTGGCGGCGGGATGCGATCTGGAAGCGCTCGTCGCGCTGGCGCGGAGCGCGGGCGCGCTGCCGTGCGCGGCGTGGGACGCGGCCGAGGCACTGGTCTCCCCGTCCTCGCCGTCCCCGGGGGCCGCGCTCCCGGACGGGCCCGTGGTCGCCCTCGCCGGCGGGGCCGCGTTCACGTTCTCCTACGCCGAGCACTCCGAGCTGCTCGCCGCCGCCGGGGCCGAGGTCGTCCCCTTCGACCCGCTCCGTGACGAGCGGCTGCCCGAGGGGACGCGCGGGCTGGTCGTCGGGGGCGGGTTCCCCGAGGTGTACGCCGCCGAGCTGTCGGCCAACGAGCCGCTCCGCAAGGCCGTCGCCGTCCTCGCGGAGAGCGGGGCGCCCGTCGCCGCCGAGTGCGCGGGGCTGCTGTACCTGTGCCGGGAGCTGGACGGCCTGCCGATGTGCGGGGTGCTGGACGCCTCCGCGCGGATGACCGAGCGGCTCGCCCTCGGCTACCGGGACGCGGTGGCCGTGACCGACAGCGCGCTGGCCGCCGCCGGGACGCGGATGCGCGGGCACGAGTTCCACCGGACCGTCGTGGAGCCGGGCGCCGGGGCCGCGCCCGCGTGGGGGGTGCGGGCGCCCGAGCGGCGCGTCGAGGGTTTTGTACAGCGCGGTGTGCACGCGAGCTATCTGCACACGCACTGGGCGTCCGAGCCCGGTGTCGCCCGTCGGTTCGTGGAGAGGTGCCGGACGTCATGAGCAGCAGGCTGATCGGGGTCGGTGTCGGGCCGGGCGACCCGGAACTGGTGACCGTGAAGGGCGTGAACGCCCTGCGCGCGGCCGAGGTCGTCGTCGTGCCGGTCATGGACACCGGGGAGCGGGGACGGGCCGAGGCGACCGTGCTGCACTACGTGCCCGCGCGGAAGGTCCTGCGGGTGGTGTTCGCGCTGAACGAGCGCACCGACCGGGCGCGGCGCGAGGCCGCCTGGGACGCGGCCGGGGAGCGGGTCGCCGCGCTGCTGCGGGACCACGGGACCGTCGCCTTCGCGACCATCGGGGACCCCAACGTGTACTCGACGTTCACGTACCTCGCCCAGACCGTCGCCCGGGCGGTGCCGGGGACGGTCGTGGAGACCGTGCCGGGGATCACCGCCATGCAGGACCTCGCGGCGCGTTCCGGGGCCGTGCTGACGGAGGGGACCGAGCCGCTGACGCTGGTGCCGGTGACCGCCGGGGCGGGCGTGCTCAAGGACGCGCTGGCCGGGCCCGGGACCGTCGTCGCCTACAAGTTCGGGCGGCGGGCGGCCGAGGTCGCCGAGGCGCTGCGGGAGACCGGGCGGCTCGACGACGCGGTGTGGGGGTCGGCGCTCGGGCTGCCGGAGGAGTCGGTCCGGCCGGCCGCCGAGCTGGACGGGGCTCCCCTGCCCTACCTCTCGACGCTCATCGCGCCGCCGCGGCGCGACGGCGGGCGGGGCGGCAAACTGTGAGCCGCCAAGGCCCGCGGCCGGTTCCGCGGCCGGTGCGCGGCGCCCGCCACCGGGGCCGCCGCGTCCGTGACGGGCACCGGCCCGCCGTCCCCCCGGCTCCCGGCCCCGCCCGGGCAGGGGGGACCCCCGCCGGCCGGCGTCCCCAGGAACGCGCCGGGCGCGACGGGGGCCGCCGTGCGCCCCTCGTGTCCGGCCGACGGCCGTCGGCGCACGCGTGACGGCCTGCCACCGCCCCCTTCTCGTTCCCCCGCCCCCTTTGACCCCCGCCCCGCAGGAGAGGACCGATTCCCATGGCCGATGCCCCCACCGGCAAGGTGACCTTCGTCGGTGCCGGCCCCGGCGCCGCCGATCTGCTGACGTTCCGTGCCGCGCGCGCCATCGCCGAGGCCGACGTCGTGATCTGGGCCGCCAGCCTGGTCCAGGCGGAGGTCCTCGAGCACGCGCGTGAGGACGCGGAGGTCCTCGACTCGGCGACGATGTCCCTGGAGGACGTCGTGGCCGTCTACGAACGGGCCCGGGCGCAAGGGCTGAGGGTCGCCCGGATCCACTCCGGCGACCCGGCGCTGTGGGGCGGCACGCAGGAGCAGCTCGACCGGTGCGCGCAGATCGGCATCGCCACCGAGGTCGTGCCCGGTGTCTCGTCGTTCTCCGCCGTCGCGGCGCTGGCACAGCGGGAGCTGACCATTCCCGAGGTGGCGCAGTCCGTGGTCCTGACCCGGCTCGGCGGCGGCAAGACGCCGATGCCGCCCGGTGAGGAGGTCCGCGAGTTCGCGCGGCACGGCACCACCATGGCGATCTTCCTGTCGGCCGCCCGCAGCGGGCAGCTGGTGCGGGAGCTGCTGGAGGGCGGCTACCCGACGACCACGCCGGTCGTCGTCGCGTACCAGGCGACCTGGCCGGAGGAGCTGGTCGTGAGGTGCACGATCGGCACGCTGGAGGAGACGGTCAAGGAGCACAAGCTCTGGAAGCACACCCTGTTCCTGGTCGGCCCGGCCCTCGACGCGCACGGCACCCGCTCGCACCTGTACCACCCGGGGCACTTCCACGGCTACCGCAAGGCCGACCCCCAGGCCCGCAGGGCGCTGCGTTCACGGGGTGCCAGCACATGATCACCGTCGTGGGCACGGGCACCGGCGTGCCGGTGGACGCGGGCGCCCTCGCCGGGGCGGAGCTGGTCGTCGGCGGGCGGCGGCACCTGGACGCCGCGCGGCTGCCGGAGGGGGCCGAGCGGGTCGTCCTCGGGCCGCTGGCGCCCGCGCTGGACACCGTGGGGAAGTACGTCGCCGAGGAGCGGCCGGTCGTGGTCCTGGCGTCCGGGGACCCCGGGTTCTTCGGGATCGTGCGGGCGCTGGCCGAGCGGTTCGGCGCCGAGCGGCTGGACGTGCGGCCCGGCGTCTCCTCCGTGGCCACCGCGTTCGCGCGGGTGGGACTGCCGTGGGACGACGCCGTGGTGGTCAGCGCGCACGGGCGGGATCCGCGGACGGCCGTGAACCTGTGCCGGGCCCACCCCAAGGTGGCCGTGCTGACCGGGCCGGGCGCCGGACCGGCCGAGCTGGGGGCCGCGCTGGCCCGCCACTGCCCCGGCCGCCTCCTGGTCGTCGCCCGTGCGCTGGGCGACCCGGAGCGCGAGCGGGTCGAGCGGGTCACGCCCGCCGAGGCCGCGGCGCGGGACTGGGGCCCGGCGGTGAGCGTCGTGCTGTGCCTGGACGAGTCACGGGCCCTCGGTCCGGTGCGGACCGTCGCGGGCGGGGTCGCCGGCCGGCCCGCCGGCTGGGCGCTGGAGGAGGCCGAGTTCACCCACCGCGACTCCATGATCACCAAGTTCGAGGTGCGGGCCCTGGCGCTGGCCCGGCTCGGGCCGCGCCCCGGTGAGCTGGTGTGGGACGTCGGCGCGGGCTCCGGGTCCGTGGCCGTGGAGTGCGCGCGGCTGGGGGCCGCCGTCACCGCGGTGGAGAAGGCCCCGGACGGAGTGGAGCGGATCCGCGCCAACGCCGCCGCGCACGGTGTCGACGTGCGGGTGGTGCACGGTGCGGCGCCGGCCGCGCTGTCCGGGCTCGACGACCCCGACGCCGTGTTCGTCGGCGGGGGCGGGCGGGAGCTGCCCGCCGTCGTCACCGCGTGCGCGCGGCGCGCCCGGCGGACCGTGGTCGTCGCCGTGGCCGCGCTGGACCGGGTGCCGGCCGCGCGCGAGGCGCTGACCGGGGCCGGGTTCACCTGCGACGGGGTGCTGTTGCAGTCGTCGCGGCTCGCGCCGCTGCCCGGGGACGTGACCCGGCTGGCGGCGACCAATCCCGTTTTCCTGCTGTGGGGCGTCCGGTCCCGCGGCCGTACCGAAGGAGTCTCCCAGTGATCGGCCTCATCTCCGCCACCGCGGCGGGAGCGGCTGCGCGGGACCGGCTGGCCGCCGCCTGGCCGGACCGCACGCGTGTGTACGAGGGTCCCGTCGCGGACGCCGTGCGGACCGCGTTCGCCAGTTGCGAGCAGCTCGTGTGCTTCCTCGCCACGGGGGCCGTGGTGCGGCTGGTGGCACCGCTGCTGGACGGCAAGACGGCCGACCCGGGCGTGGTCTGCGTCGACGAGGGCGGACGGTTCGCGGTGTCGCTGGTGGGCGGGCACGGCGGCGGGGCGAACGACCTCGCCCGCGAGGTCGCCGAGGTGCTGGGCGCCGAGCCGGTGGTGACCACGGCGACCGACGCCGTGGGCCTGGCCGGCCTGGACACGCTGGGCCTGCCGGTGGAGGGCGACGTCGCCGCCGTCTCGCGGGCCCTGCTGGACGGCGAGGCGGTGGCGCTGCGCGCCGAGGTGGCCTGGCCGCTGCCGCCGCTGCCGGTGGCCGACGAGGGGGCGTACACGATCCGCCTGACGGACCGGCTGGTGGAGCGGACCGGGCGGGAGGCGGTCCTGCGGCCGCCGACCCTGGTCGTCGGGGTCGGCGCCTCGAAGGGCGCCCCCGCCGAGGAGGTGCTCGCCCTGGTCGGGGACACCCTGCGGGAGGCCGGGCTGTCGGCCGCGTCGCTCGCCGAGCTCGCCACCGTGGACGCCAAGGCCGGGGAGCCCGGCGTCGTGGAAGCGGCCCGGCGGCTGGGCGTGCCCCTGGTGACGTACACCGCGCAGGAGCTGGCGCGGGTCGACGTGCCCCACCCCTCCGACGCGCCGCTCGCCGCCGTCGGCACCCCGTCGGTCGCTGAGGCCGCCGCGCTCGTGCGCGGGGGCGAACTCCTCGTGCCCAAGCGGAAGTCGCAGCGCGCGGACGGCCGGCCCGCGATGGCGACCTGTGCCGTCGTACGGCGGCCGGGGCGCGGGCGGCTCGCGGTGGTCGGGCTGGGGCCGGGCGCCCGGGACCTGCTCACCCCGCGCGCGAAGGCGGAGCTGCGGCGCGCCTCCGTGCTGGTCGGGCTCGACCAGTACGTCGACCAGATCCGGGACCTGCTGCGGCCCGGCACCCGGATCCTGGAGTCGGGGCTCGGGGCCGAGGAGGAACGGGCGCGCACGGCCGTCGCCGAGGCCCGCGCGGGACGGGCGGTCGCGCTGATCGGCAGCGGGGACGCGGGCGTGTACGCCATGGCCTCCCCGGCGCTCGCCGAGGCGTCCGACGACATCGACGTGGTCGGCGTGCCGGGTGTGACGGCGGCACTGGCGGCCGGGGCGGTCCTGGGCGCGCCGCTGGGGCACGACCACGTGTCGATCAGCCTGTCCGACCTGCACACGCCGTGGGAGGTCATCGAGCGGCGGGTGCGGGCGGCGGCCGAGGCGGACCTCGTCGTGACGTTCTACAACCCGCGCAGCCGGGGCCGCGACTGGCAGCTGCCGAAGGCCCTCGAGATCCTCGCCGGACACCGCGCGCCGACGACGCCGGTCGGTGTCGTGCGCAACGCGTCCCGGCCGGACGAGTCGAGCCGGCTGACGACGCTGGCCGGCCTGGACCCGGCGACGGTCGACATGATGACGGTCGTGACCGTGGGCAACACGGCGACCCGGGACGTCGCGGGCCGCATGGTGACGCCGCGCGGCTACCGCTGGCAGGAGGGTGCCGAGTGAACCGCGTGGTCCATCCGATCGAGCAGGAGTCCTACCGGCGGCTGCGGGCCCGCCTGGACACCTCGCACTTCCCGCCGCTGACCCGGGCGGTGGTGGAACGGGTCATCCACTCCGCCGCCGATCTGGAGTACGCCGCCGATCTCGTCATGGACGAGGGCGAGCTGGAGAGGGCGCACGCGGCGCTGCACGCCGGGGCGCCCGTCGTCGTGGACGTGGAGATGGTCGGCGCCGGCATCACCCGGCGCGAGACCGTCTGCCGGCTCCGGGACGCCGTGGCCGGGCCGGGGCTGACCCGCTCGGCGCACGCGATCCGGCTCGCCCACGAGCAGGTCGGCCCGGGCGCCCTCTGGGTGATCGGCAACGCCCCGACCGCGCTGGAGGAGCTGCTGACCCTCGACGCCGACCCCGCGCTCGTCATCGGCCTGCCCGTCGGCTTCGTCGGCGCGGTCGAGTCCAAGGCGGCGCTGCGCGAGAGCGGGCTGCCCGCCGTGAGCAACGTGTCCGAGAAGGGCGGTTCGGCGGTCGCCGCGGCCGCGCTCAACGCCCTGCTGTACCACCCCGTTTCACACTCCGAGGAGAAATCGTGACCACCCCGCCGCCCGCCCTGCTCATCGCCGGTCACGGCACCCGGGACGACGCCGGGGCCGAGGCGTTCCGCGACTTCGTGCGGGAGCTGGGAAGCCGCCACCCCGAACTGCCCGTCGCGGGCGGCTTCATCGAGCTGTCCCCGCCGCCGCTGGGCGAGGCCGTCACCGAGCTGGTGGAGAAGGGGGTGCGGCGGTTCGCCGCCGTGCCGCTGATGCTGGTGTCCGCCGGGCACGCCAAGGGCGACATCCCGGCGGCGCTGGCCCGCGAGAAGGAGCGGCACCCGGGGATCTCGTACACCTACGGCCGCCCGCTGGGTCCGCACCCGTCGCTGCTGTCCGTGCTGGAGCGGCGGCTGGACGAGGCGCTCGGCGCCGGGGGGCGCACGCCCTGGGACCGGGCCGACGTGACCGTGCTGCTGGTCGGGCGCGGGTCGACCGATCCGGACGCCAACGCCGAGGTGCACAAGGCGGCGCGGCTGCTGTGGGAGGGGCGCGGGTACGCGGGCGTGGAGACGGCGTTCGTGTCGCTGGCGGCGCCGGACGTGCCGAGCGGTCTCGACCGGTGCGCGAGGCTGGGGGCCGGGCGGATCGTGGTGCTCCCCTACTTCCTGTTCACCGGCATCCTGCCGGACCGGGTCCGCCGGCAGACCGAGGACTGGGCGGCCGCGCACCCGGAGGCCGAGGTGCGCTCGGCGGACGTCATCGGTCCGGAGCCGGAGCTGCTGGACCTGGTGATGGAGCGGTACGAGGAGGCGGTGAAGGGCGACCTGCGGATGAACTGCGACTCGTGCGTGTACCGCATCGCGCTGCCCGGCTTCGAGGACAAGGTCGGCATGCCCCAGCAGCCGCACTTCCACCCGGACGACGACGGCCACCACCACGGCCACGGCCCGCACGGCCACGGTCACCACCACGGCGCCCACTCCCATGCCCATTGAGGAGCACGACCTCCGGCACCACGGCGACGCCGAGGTCCGTGACGACGGCGCGGCGCTGGTCGACCTCGCCGTGAACGTCCGCGCGGACACGCCGCCGGCGTGGCTGCGCGAGCACATCGCCGCGTCGCTGTCCGGGCTGGCCGCCTATCCGGACGGGCGGGCCGCGCGGGCGGCGGTGGCGGCGCGGCACGGGCTGCCGGTGGAGCGGGTGCTGCTGACGGCGGGGGCGGCGGAGGCGTTCGTGCTGCTGGCGCGGGCGCTGAAGGTGCGCCGTCCGGTGGTGGTGCATCCGCAGTTCACGGAGCCGGAGGCGGCGCTGCGGGACGCGGGGCACACGGTGGACCGGGTGCTCCTGCGGGAGGCGGACGGCTTCCGGCTGGATCCGGCGGCGGTCCCCGAGGAGGCGGACCTGGTGGTGATCGGCAACCCGACGAACCCGACGTCGGTCCTGCACCCGGCCGCGGACGTCGCCCGGCTCGCCCGGCACGGGCGGACGCTGGTGGTGGACGAGGCGTTCATGGACGCGGTGCCGGGCGAGCGGGAGGCGCTGGCCGGGCGGACGGACGTGCCGGGGCTGGTGGTCCTGCGCAGCCTCACCAAGACGTGGGGGCTGGCCGGGCTGCGGATCGGTTACCTGCTGGCGGCGCCGGAGACCGTCGCGGAGCTGGAGCGCGCCCAGCCGCTGTGGCCGGTGTCCACGCCGGCGCTGGCGGCGGCCCGGGCGTGCGTGGGAACCGCGGCACTCGCGGAGGCGGCCCGGGCGGCCGACCGCGTCGCGGCGGACCGGGCGCACCTGATCGAGGGACTGCGGGGGTTCGCCGCGCACGGACTGCGGGTCGTGGAGCCCGCCGGGGGCCCGTTCGTCCTGGTCCGGCTGGAGCGCGCGGCGGCCGTGCGCGCCCGGCTGCGCGACCTCGGCTACGCGGTGCGCCGCGGGGACACGTTCCCGGGGCTGGACGGGCGGTGGCTGCGGCTGGCGGTACGGGACCGGGAAACGGTGGACGGTTTCCTGAGCGCACTGGGGCGGGCGCTGGAGACCGCCTGAACCGCGTACCGGGCCCGCCCACCGCGCGGGGTCCCGCCCTTCAACCACCCGGTCGGGCGGAGGCCGGGAGCTCGGTACGGCGGGAGAGGCGCGCCCGCCCCGCCGTGCGCGGGCGCCAGGGGTCGCTCCGTCCCGGCGTCAGCCCCGCCGGCCCCGGCGGGACAGGGCCGCCGCTGTGCCGCCCGCCGCGAGGAGGGCGATCGCGCCGCCCGCCACGTACCAGGTCGCCGGGTCGCCGCCGGTCGCCGCCAGGCCCGCCCCGGTGGGCGCCGCCTGCCCCGCGCGTGCTCCCCGGGGCCGGACGCCGGCGTCCGGGTCCGTGCCCGCGGCGGCCGGCCTGCCGCCGGGCGCCTCGCACGTGGCCTCGGCCAGCGTCAGGGTGCCGTCGACCTCGGCGACGTTCAGCTCCAGCGGATCGACGGAGATCCTCAGGTGCAGTGCGGTCGCGGCGGCCGTGCGGGACGTGGTCCTCGTCTTCGACAGTTCCAGCCGCACCTCGCCGACGCCCGGCACCTTCACCTCGGTCGGCCCGGCGGGGGCCAGGGTGACGCGTTTGCCGAGCACCGTCACCGCGCCGGGCAGGGTCACCGAGGCGAGCGGGGTCCTCCCGGCCTCGCAGACCGCCCTGGAGCCGGCCTGCTCGAGCTCGACGAGCCCGAGCAGCGGCAGTCCGGGGACGTGGACCCGGGCCCTGGCGAGGGTGGTGGAGGCCTCGGCCCTGTTCCCCTCCACCGTCGCCCCGGCGTCGGCGACCTCCGCGCGCAGCACGGTGAAGGGCCGGCCGCCGTCCACACCGTCCAGCCGGGCGGTCAGCGCGGTCCTCCGCGCGCTCCGCGGCGCTCGGACCTCGTTGAGGGAGGCGGTGAGCGGGACGTTCACGGTCTTGTCGAGCAGGGACACGTCGAGCCGGGCGCGCAGCACGGCGGCGCCGGCGGCGCCGGCGTGCTCCCCGGTGGCGTGCGCGGGGCCCGCGCCGGCCAGCGCGGCGGGACCGGTGGCGAGGACGGTGGCCGCGGCGACGGCGACCAGGCGGCGTGCATGCGTACGGCGTGCGGGCACGCGGAAGTCGGCGCTGTTCAAGGTGGTGGGACCCCCGGGAGACACGTGTGGGACCCGGAAAGGATGTCCGCGCGGGGGTCGGGCCGTCAGCGATCCGACGACTCTTCACCCCATCGTGGCAAGCTGGCGCGTGTTTTCGAATCCCGGGGAACGGTCGTTCCCCTGCGTCACCCTCGCGCGCCCCACCCGGGGGGGCGGCCCTACCCGACCACGCGCCCGTTCAGCACCACCCGGCGCGGATCGGTCAGCACCCGCACGTCCGCGCGCGGGTCGGACGCGTAGACCACCAGGTCCGCCGGGGCGCCTTCCTCCAGTCCGGGGCGGCCGAGCCACTTCCGGGCCGCCCAGGTGCCGGCCGCGAGGGCCTCGACGGGCGGGATGCCGGCCTTGACCAGTTCGGCGACCTCGTCCGCCGCCAGGCCGTGCGGGAGGGTGCCGCCGGCGTCCGTGCCGACGAAGACGGGGATGCCGGCGTCGTGGGCGGAGCGCACGGTGTCGTAGCGGCGTGCGTGCAGCCGGCGCATGTGGGCCGACCACTGCGGGA includes:
- a CDS encoding SCO1860 family LAETG-anchored protein encodes the protein MNSADFRVPARRTHARRLVAVAAATVLATGPAALAGAGPAHATGEHAGAAGAAVLRARLDVSLLDKTVNVPLTASLNEVRAPRSARRTALTARLDGVDGGRPFTVLRAEVADAGATVEGNRAEASTTLARARVHVPGLPLLGLVELEQAGSRAVCEAGRTPLASVTLPGAVTVLGKRVTLAPAGPTEVKVPGVGEVRLELSKTRTTSRTAAATALHLRISVDPLELNVAEVDGTLTLAEATCEAPGGRPAAAGTDPDAGVRPRGARAGQAAPTGAGLAATGGDPATWYVAGGAIALLAAGGTAAALSRRGRRG